The nucleotide window TCATTTTAATGCTCGCTTTGACCTCCATGGAGATACAAATACAATAGTCTGCAACTCAAAAGAAGCTGATGCTTGGGGCACGGAGCAGAGGGAATCATCATTCCCCTTTGAACAGGGGGCAGAGACCCTGGTGAGTAACTTAAACTGAAATCTGGActagtgtgcttaaagggacactgtaggtacccagaccacttcagctgattgaagtagtcagggtgctgtgacccttttgcacttagtgctgctatgtaaaacattgcagttccagagaaactgcaatatttacattacagctctaagtctgccctcaatggctgtctaccagacagccactgggggtgtTTCCAGAATCCATActgacttttggtctgttatctgacctccagcatcagattatcCCCCAAACTATACTTATCCTTTGAGACAGTTTGGCACCTAGCTTAGGCTTTCTGAAACCAAGAGTAACTGAACACATTACATATGCCCTATTATTGGTATTCATATAGTGACAACTTGTCTTGAAGAACCTGGCAATTACTAGCATATGTGTTCCCTTTTCCCCTTTTGTATTCCTACATGTTAAAATAAGGTAAAGATGCAGTATTACAATGTAACACTGTCCTGAGATTATCCTAAATCTGCCCTGCTTCTGCAAGCCTCGGTAGTGGAATTATGAGCTACATACACTCTAGTCGTTCGCTTGCACGCATTCAATTGCTAGCAATGGTAGCAAAATACCACTGATTTCTTCAATGGGTCAAAGGCCACTTGTCACAAGGGGTCAGTGTCATTACACAGTTTACAATGTCTGTCGTGCTTTGCATTATGTTTGGCAAAGACTTTAGGGATTGCGACTGCCTGACCTGATGCTGAGGACAATCATTCACAGCCAGGTGATGTACCTGCAAGGAAGCTGACCCCTAGTCCTACCATAATGAGGTTATATTGAGCTATGCTGACACATGGATCTGTGCAGTCCATGGATCTCCTGTGATTTCTGCTTTTTAAAAAAGCCGTACACTGTAAAATCaaacatacaaaaacctgtttgcaTAGCCATCACACCACTGTAATAACAAGCCTGTTTACAGCAGAACATTTCTGTAATGGGACACTAATTTAATACCAATACAGTAGATAAATGGAAAAGCAAACAGTCTGCATTATGTCAATATGTAGTAGCCACTGTTAATGAGAAGGTATTTCACCATATGAACAGTTATTCACATTTTCTTCAAATATGAATGACCGCTCAACATTTACTGTACACATTCCAAATTATGTGTAAGTCTTTGAAATAAAGGTAGAATCTTGTATTGTAAACCAAGCCAACTGGCTTCCTGTAAGtttaatttttcatatattttttttttttttttaggtttgctTTGAGTATCAAGAGGACAAGCTGATTGTTAAGTTAAGTAATGGGCAAGAATTCTCATTCCCAATCCGAATGCCTGTGGATACAATTGACTTTCTATCATTGGAAGGCATTGAGTTAAAGTCCATCACTCTTCAGTAACCACTTATGAGCAGTCTATTCTATATATAATCGGCTATTGGAAACCAGTTCTAAAACTTTCAGACATACATGGTACTGTGAGTTAGGTTACCAGACCTGAGGATATAGTTAtcaaacagggaaacagaaagatttgaaaacaaattgcaattttcaatAGAAAAATAACTATGGAAAATGGCTTGTCTATTTTACCATTCTGGGATTTTATCTTTTACCACACCTTAAATTGCTTTGTGAATAAATACTAGTACTAAACTTTACTTCTATGCGAGAGACTTGGCAAAGGTTCATTGTTTTGAACTTGTTGCAATCACTATGGCTACCATGCAACTGCAGGTGCTTTTCTTTCTCCCACTTTAAACCTATGCGCTGCTTTAAAAGATCTGTTCTGTCTAGTATATAACTTAGGCTTTGTAAATGGTCTATACCTCTCATAGTATCATGTTATGGCTGTACAGTTAACTAGGTGCCACGGTGAGAATTTCCATCTGGTGTCCACACTTTAGAAAAGCAAATCTCTGTATTGTTGGCATAAAACAATAAATTCTCTCATTCAGAATTAAGTGACTGTTTCTAAATGGGGTTTGTGTGTAACTGCCATCTCCAAAATATGAAGTTCTGAAAGCCAATTAATGGTCCCAAATATGTTTGACATGATTGACACTGCTGTTGAAATTAGTGTATAAATAATTCCtcctatatttgtttatattgctAACTAATAATGACATGTAAAGACCATGTATTACATAGGcaacatatgtaaataaaaatgcaCCTCCATTAAACCTTGCCACTTTTGCAGTGGTCTCTGCTCACACAGTGAAGAGGCTCAGCCAATTACggtctcatttttttttctttcttttttttaaggcccttgtCAATCCAAATTGCATTTCCTTTTGAGGTCAGGCACCGAACAGGACTTTCATGCTCACTCTTACCCAGACTTTCTGACTAaaccaatatttttatttatttttttgcttctgAACTTCTTGGGTGCAAAGGGTGATAACAAAAACAATATTGGGTGAATAATCACCTCCTTTAGAATGCAGAGAATCTCCCCACAAAGGTCCAAGCATAAACTAGTTTCTCAAACTGTGTGGGGATGTCACTACATCAAGTCACAGATGGatcaaaaaaattaaagggacactatagtcacctgaacaactttagataaatgaagccgttttggtgtatagaacatgcccctgcagcctcactgctcaatcctctgccatttaggagttaaaggaccactctagtgccaggaaaacatactcgttttcctggcactagagtgccctgagggtgcccccaccctcagggaccccctcccgcccggctcggaaaggggttaaatcttacctttttccagcgctgggcggagagcagtcctcctccgatccgcctcttctcctccccgtcagctgaatgcgcacgcgcggcaagagctgcgcgcgcattcagccggtcacataggaaagcattcataatgctttcctatggacgctggcgtgctctcactgaaaatcacagtgagaagcacgcaagcgcctctagcggctgtcaatgagacagccactagaggacatagggggaaggcttaacccattcataaacaaagcagtttctctgaaactgctatgtttatgaaaaaatgggttaaccctagaaggacctggcacccagaccacctcattaagctgaagtggtctgggtgcctagagtggtcctttaaatccctttgtttatgaaccctagtcacacctccctgcatgtgacttgcacagccttccataaacacttcctgtaaagagagccctatttaggctttctttattgcaagttctgtgtgattttcttatcccctgctatgttaatagcttgctagaccctgcaagaggctcctgtatgtgattaaagttcaatttagagattgagatacaattatgtaaGGTAACTTAcatctgaaagtgaaaccagtttttttttttcttcatgcaggctgtcaatcctagccaggggaggtgtggctagggctgcataaaaagaaacaaagtgatttaactcctaaatgacagtgaattgagcagtgaaattgcaggggaatgatgtatacactaaaactgctttatttagctaaagtaatttaggtgactatagtgttcctttaaattccacAGATTTTACTGTCAGGAATAcagcaaattatttttattttgatgaaCTCATTGGTGTTTCAATTAATGGGGAGGGGAGGTGTAATTGACCTACATTGTTAATTCAGAACAAGGGAGAGAACCCAAAACAATGGGTAGCTCTTAGTAGATTACCCTTTGTGTGAAAGTCACTGCTTTAAGGTAAAACAtgttacaattttatttacattaaaaaggacCAAAAATTACCTCCAAAGACAAACTGTATTTAGTATGAAGGCTATTTTACGATCAATCCTTCCTTCAGCTCAAAGTATTGCTTTCAAGGTTGCAATTTGAGAAATACATTGAGTGGTCAATTATAATAATACCCTGTACTCTATGCTACACAGAGCTCTGTCATATTGGCAGTCTACAATACCTGTCCATGAGGGATGAAAGGAGGGAATGAAGTAAACATGCCACTAATTCTGGCAGCGCATCATATACCCTTAGCTCAAAATCTAGCAGCAcagatatacttaaaaaaaaaaaaaaaaaaattactaggaaggcaattaaccccttaaggaccaaacttctgtaataaaagggaatcatgacatgtcacacatgtcatgtgtccttaaggggttaaactgcctaTCTTGCTCCTAAAATATAACCCCTATATTAAGATTTTGCGTTCTCATAGGGAAACATTGGGAATCTAGTGCACAAGTAACACAAAATGCCACTgtaccaatcaaatgctgctctgcAAGCCATGAAGGCCAATAGCATACATAGTGACGCACCTCGCGTGTCACTGAAGAAACTGTGACACTGTCCAAGCTGGATAAAATCTTCAAAGACTTCTGTCAGACGTCGGGCTCTGTTACCACATTTGAGGAGCTACCTGCCTTGTGAACCTGATTGCCATAGGTTAACCTGGGCCTGAAGGGCTTTGTGGCCATTCATCTTCTCCTCCGGAGACATATGGGTCACTGCCAAGAATACTAGCACAATCTTCTGTTTTTGAGTTACTTGCTCTACAGCCCCCATGATATGGCTTTGACTAGTTTGTGGCCTCGTAGGGGACTTCTCCTGTCATATGCTCTATACATTTTCTTTCAATATAATCTATTTGCCAAGCATGTTACTTATTCTATGACTACTATATTTTATATGTGCCTAGCATGTTCCTTATTATAGTGTTTCTTATGGTTTTTAGCTAAAAACCACTCACATTAATTCtcgtaaaaatatataatttaaccccttaaggacacatgacatgtataacatgtcatgattcccttttgttccagaagtttggtccttaaggggttaagcaaacatgtgaaaaaaGTATTCCACCACCCCCAATTTTTTCATCATTTTGTTCACATatgtgttaggtatacatataggctATTAAATGAAAGTACTTTCTGTCTTTTaaatagtgatatataatatgtatggagaCCCTTATGGAGAAAATCTtaaattacagtggaacaaacaCACAGCTGAAATTCAAGGATTTGTTTTGGTTTAGAATATGGACAATTGCTTCTGTCCTTAATGGGGTTAAAGACCCATTATTGCAagaattattgctgtgaagctctgttatagacTGAAACACAAACAACATTGATTTCCTTGAAAAGAGGGACATTCggacagaaaagagggacagagggagctGGAACCAAAATAGCGAATATATCTCTTAAATAGGGACAACTGGAAGGTATAATTTATGTGACTACAATAATGTGCAATGAAAATAGTTACACTGTTCTTAATAATTTTACATCTTAGAGAGCTAACACTGTTGATATGTTCATGGGGTTGTGATGTTCCTATATTTTGCATCTCTATATAAACCCGTCTTTTGGCTATTTATAGCGTaaattctctttaaccccttaaggacacatgacatgtgtgacatgtcatgattcccttttattccagaagtttggtccttaaggggttaaaaaaaaaaggggagaagaaaagagagaaagtagcagaaaagggaaaaataaaggggaaaataTCAAGCCCCATAGTAAGGCACTATCTATCAGGATATATAGATCTCGGCACAGTATgactttatgtttgtttgtttttatgtttacatgGTTTATTATAGACAGTGAATAGCTATTTAAGGTTCTTTCAAGTTGAAGTAAAGACACTACATTTGGTATGTCGTCTAATTTATAATTAAGATGATAATTAAGGGTAATAAATTAAAGATTTAGTATCTTAGAGGGCTAGAACTGTCggaatgtatttattgttttattgtttttttttgtctatatttttaaatgtaagtctTTTACTgtctattgtgatacatttttgaaaaataaaaaaattaatatgaaaaaaaaaagaaaatagttacaCTGAATTGAAACGTGATATGCTGGGAGTGCATTTCAATACTAAAGCTCAAAAGCAAAGAAAATAAGACAAAATATTTATGAAAGATCAATGAGACAAAAAATAGGAATAGGGTAGAAGATCCACTCACTAATAGTGGGTGGGATCTACTCTCATTCAAAAATACCTCCTCATGTAAAAAGTAacatactcaagtataagccgagtttttcagcacattttttgtgctgaaaaaccccaaccgaCTTATACTCgaatcaatgtctgtattatggcaatttacattgccataatacagacagggggctgtgtaggaggggggctagcagagagcgcttacctctcctgcagctcctgtcagctcccttctcctccgcgccggtccggtcagctcccctgtcagctcccagtgtaagtcttgcaagagccgcagggtcatagcgcggccgcgagacttacactgggacttgcagagggagctgaccggaccggcgcggaggagaagggaactgacaggagctgcaggagaggtaagtcaacgctctctgccagccccctccactgaactgccaatgccactggaccaccagggagtgagagcccccctccctgccatgtatcaagcagggaggggggacaaaaaaaaatatataattaaataaaaaataattaaataaaaaataatataacaaaaaaaaagtattaaaataataataaaaatgcccaccccccaccaacgctctgcaacacatacacaaacacacactgcatctcacacacactcacactgcattcatacacactgcattcatacacacactgcattcaaacacacacactgcactcatacatacacaccttgcattcatacatacacacactgcactcatacacacactctgcattcattatatacacacactgtaaataaatattcaattaatataatttttttaggatctaattttatttagaaatttaccagtagctgctgcatttcccaccctagtcttatactcgagtcaatacgttttcccagtttttttggggaaaattaggggcctcgacttatattcgggtcggcttatactcgagtatatacggtagatatggTAAGGACctttatttgaaaataataataataataatatatggtaAAAAGTTATCAAAACTAAATGCACCATAAATGTGTATAAACCGTGATAAACTGAAAACAAATATCCTTATAAAAGCCTGGATAATGTGCTCCTAAAtatcacataaataaatatagggTCCAAGTGGGTTAATCGCATGTGAACTTCGAAAAGGGTCAAAGTAAGACCACCAAGGTCCCTTATATAAAAGTGAAAGCACGATCCGGTCTGGTCCATACGGAAATCAAGGTATAGAGTGCAATAAATGGTAAATACATAGGTTGTATTTGTGGGATAGTAGGTGCCTAGCAGTGATTATGATACCAATAACACAAGTGGGACTGGACTGTAGTCACTAATATAGGCACTCAAAATTGTCAGGAATGTGCATGGATAACCTTACAGGGGTCATATAGACAAAAAAATCATCTGGGCACCCCAATCTCCAGACATCTGAAGGAAAGCCATGGTGGGTCATCAAAGGATATACGTTTCTGTGGCTTGGAGCTAGTCAAGCGGAAACAAAGACGGGGGGATTTCGACAAAATCCTGCGTCAAAAAGAGCGCAGGTGGATCTATACGCTTAATACCCTCAATCCCAGAGGTCTTAATGAAGGGTTTTCCTTCTCTCCCTTCATTTGACATATGAGAGTCTTgtataatttgtatattttgtatatactgTGCTTTTTTACTGTTTTCTCTTCTTTGTTTAACCGGCCTAACCACTATTTAGTGACTTTACAACTAGTGATCAGTTTATGTACACATTTTATGGTAATAAGCAACCCTAAAAAAATGGTGCAATGATTCTAGGACCGCCACATTCTCACTGGCGTATGTCTACTCCCCCTCATTTACTCGGAGTAATCATTACATCTCCTCATTATACACCCAATGCGACTGATGTATCATGACATTATTAGCCATTTCCCTAACTCCACATCTCCCCCATTATGATTTCATATCTGAGCAACGGGAGGTATATTTACAGTTTTAAGTGATAAGTATTGAGTATATCTCTTGTTGTCACTCTTTACATAATCCTTGTCTCCGGTGGAGCATAGAGCTAATTGTCTAACTCATCTGCTCCCGCTTGTCCGACATCCTTTATGGGATCAACATGTAGCTTTTTGAGACAGGTTTCCTGTCACCCCTACCCTATTACTTTATAACGCGACCTTGTGAGTTTCCAATATATCGGTGGGGACTGTGATGTCTACATATGTCATCTCCTAGCAACCTCTTCATTAGGAATAAATACCCCCATCGAGTTATATTTAACTTGTTCGGTTGCATTACTCCTATGTCACTCAATTTGGAATAGTTTGATTCATGGGGCTGCTCGACACGTGAGCTTTACAGAGTCCCTGTATACTACCCCCCATACTGTGACAGTGACCATCGCTTATGTATTCGTTATGATGTATTGGATCCCTGATCTTTATGTATCCCTGCTGTTACAAGGAGTATTTACAGTGCTTACTATGATCAGACGAGTAAATATCTCCATTGATACTCATCATGTCTGGTTACAGTAATAGCTTTATTTAAGGGACATTGGAGCCTTATAGTACCCGCTAATTTATGTCATGGATTTACTCCGATATGATGGAGTTGATGGGCGTTCTCTATCTATCTCCATCTAGCTACTTTAGTTACTGCCATACTTATTTGGCTATATACAATTTACCCAGCTAGTATCCGGGCATCTATTTGTTTACTTACTTAATGCTATTATTCATGAATGGGTGAGTGTACCTCCCCTTTAGGGATTGGA belongs to Pelobates fuscus isolate aPelFus1 chromosome 7, aPelFus1.pri, whole genome shotgun sequence and includes:
- the LGALS1 gene encoding galectin-1, with the protein product MAGVVLNNLNLKKGHCLELKARIPTDSKGFCVNLGKDLSNFIIHFNARFDLHGDTNTIVCNSKEADAWGTEQRESSFPFEQGAETLVCFEYQEDKLIVKLSNGQEFSFPIRMPVDTIDFLSLEGIELKSITLQ